A genomic segment from Aspergillus chevalieri M1 DNA, chromosome 7, nearly complete sequence encodes:
- a CDS encoding OSBP family protein (COG:T;~EggNog:ENOG410PFD5;~InterPro:IPR000648,IPR011993,IPR002110,IPR018494, IPR020683,IPR036770,IPR037239,IPR001849;~PFAM:PF01237,PF12796,PF00023,PF13637,PF00169, PF13857;~go_function: GO:0005515 - protein binding [Evidence IEA];~go_function: GO:0008289 - lipid binding [Evidence IEA]), with amino-acid sequence MTERGEGHKRSRSSLALSILHRDKSRGEEIPEEARGSLESTNPPSTVNNDGFLGSPITMSRNNGRRMSRQETTTSPPTSADGSLDPAASSQNGGDTVEKLPSIPQGAEGGSVSLEQSVRTFRLFEILRSGDTTAISKAIKEAKDPQGAGTLSGTTVLHLAIQCAEPQVVEYVLSAGEDVDINARDRDGNTALHLAAQLGRGPLVRELLNRPAVNDSLVNYRGQTALDLARTPEIFQQLQLARSLFIDSKTQEIQSIITQEQHEKLEKLLEEPRVEGTIDVNSLELVTDPATTQSGGTLLHEGARKKDTKLIQILLMHGADPFRRDKKGKLPQDVTKDDRTKSILKKSPAAAIAQRGIQEKAILGNNTAQALAGRSSIGEPPLAGKDSREMRGYLKKWTNYTTGYKLRWFVLEDGVLSYYKHQDDAGSACRGAINMKIARLNMDPQDKTRFEIHGKSSVKYHLKANHVVEAKRWFWTLNNAIQWAKDEAKEEERRQNQDAEALRQAKLDQSEGRGLEPSGETKGLAPPSLELPNSSGSKLSKYTSRTTAESGLGDEEGSIYDPFEQGGPQSDVRVASHGPDGEEDDYGDYASSREVPAGDKDALNITAQSAKIQLELLANVASSLQTEKSNNPEMTISDPAVEQALAAYDAAVSSLKSLVQNLLRISRDRDSYWRYRLGREAHLRNMWEESMARVAQEHEELQSKMGESEEKRRRTKKALKEALEGASANHTRLAAGVSPQVQVTSEGETPVDAGAQQARAEENAEELPGHIEEDPKKGTRSQVCSLYESDDDEEDEFFDALDAGEIEAEDLTKSEEKEEKEQPSDANGELRAVKYREIQPSFKGYEEPIRKRLKMDYDNRPRISLWGILKSMIGKDMTKMTLPVSFNEPTSLLQRVAEDLEYADLLDIASDRSDSMERMVYVAAYAASEYASTIGRVAKPFNPLLGETFEYVRPDKGYRFFVEQVSHHPPIGAAWAESAKWDYYGESALKSKFYGKSFDINLLGTWFLKLRPVSGGEELYTWKKVTSSVVGIITGNPTVDNYGLMEIKNWNTGEVCYLDFKPRGWKAASAYQVTGKVVDSSGSPKWSIGGRWNDKIYARHTPGFEAQVSAQDPESAKTFLVWQSHERPTGIPFNVTPFVITLNALPESLKNYLPPTDTRLRPDQRAMEEGEYDLAAEEKHRVEEKQRAARREREANGVEYHPKWFTRAQCPVTGEEYWAHNGKYWESREAQDWSASEDIF; translated from the exons ATGACGGAAAGAGGCGAAGG ACACAAGCGCTCCCGGAGTTCGCTGGCTCTTTCCATCTTGCATCGGGACAAGTCGCGGGGCGAAGAGATTCCCGAGGAAGCCAGAGGCTCGCTCGAGTCCACCAACCCCCCTTCCACCGTGAATAACGATGGCTTCTTGGGCTCCCCCATAACCATGTCGCGAAACAACGGCCGCCGAATGTCTCGCCAGGAGACAACCACTTCCCCGCCGACGTCCGCAGATGGCTCCCTGGACCCCGCCGCCTCTAGCCAGAATGGTGGAGATACAGTTGAGAAGTTGCCTTCGATCCCGCAGGGCGCTGAGGGCGGAAGTGTGTCTCTCGAACAATCTGTGAGGACGTTCCGGTTATTTGAGATTCTGCGGAGCGGGGATACAACGGCGATCTCCAAGGCAATCAAGGAAGCCAAAGATCCCCAGGGTGCAGGCACTCTTTCCGGGACCACCGTCCTTCACTTGGCTATTCAATGCGCTGAGCCGCAGGTGGTTGAATACGTTCTGTCTGCAGGGGAAgatgttgatatcaatgcGCGAGATCGGGATGGCAATACGGCGCTCCACCTTGCTGCGCAGCTTGGTAGAGGCCCGCTGGTGCGAGAATTGTTAAATCGTCCGGCTGTTAATGACTCATTGGTTAACTACCGCGGTCAGACTGCTCTCGATCTCGCCCGGACTCCAGAGATTTTCCAGCAACTGCAGCTGGCACGGTCCCTGTTCATTGACAGCAAGACCCAGGAGATTCAATCCATAATCACCCAGGAGCAACATGAAAAATTAGAAAAGCTTTTGGAAGAACCCCGGGTGGAAGGGACCATCGATGTCAACAGTTTGGAACTCGTCACGGATCCCGCCACAACGCAGTCTGGAGGGACTCTGTTGCATGAGGGGGCAAGAAAGAAGGACACGAAACTTATCCAGATCCTCTTGATGCATGGGGCCGATCCCTTCCGTCGTGATAAGAAAGGCAAGTTGCCGCAGGATGTCACCAAGGACGACCGAACGAAATCCATTCTCAAGAAGTCCCCGGCTGCCGCCATTGCGCAGCGCGGCATCCAGGAGAAAGCCATTCTGGGAAACAATACTGCACAGGCTCTCGCCGGCCGGTCATCTATTGGTGAGCCTCCTTTGGCGGGCAAGGACTCGCGCGAAATGAGAGGTTACTTGAAGAAGTGGACGAATTACACTACCGGCTATAAGCTACGGTGGTTTGTTCTTGAGGATGGAGTGTTGAGTTACTACAAGCATCAGGATGATGCTGGCTCTGCTTGCCGTGGTGCGATCAACATGAAGATCGCGAGGTTGAATATGGACCCCCAGGATAAGACACGGTTTGAAATTCACGGCAAATCGTCCGTTAAATACCACCTCAAAGCGAATCACGTTGTGGAGGCGAAGCGCTGGTTTTGGACCTTGAACAATGCCATCCAGTGGGCCAAGGATGAAGCTAAAGAGGAGGAGAGACGCCAGAACCAGGATGCCGAGGCACTTCGTCAAGCGAAACTCGACCAGTCCGAGGGACGAGGGCTCGAACCCTCAGGTGAAACGAAGGGCTTGGCCCCCCCGTCGCTAGAGTTGCCGAACAGCAGTGGTTCAAAGCTCAGCAAATATACATCTCGTACTACTGCGGAGAGCGGACTTGGAGACGAGGAAGGGTCCATTTACGACCCTTTTGAGCAAGGCGGCCCACAGAGTGATGTGAGGGTAGCCAGTCATGGGCCTGACGGGGAAGAAGATGATTATGGCGACTATGCATCCAGCCGCGAAGTTCCTGCTGGCGACAAGGATGCTTTGAATATCACCGCGCAGTCCGCAAAGATTCAGCTTGAACTGCTTGCAAACGTTGCATCGTCCCTACAAACCGAAAAGTCAAACAATCCGGAGATGACAATCTCAGATCCGGCAGTCGAACAAGCTCTGGCCGCCTATGACGCTGCCGTGAGCAGCTTAAAGAGCCTGGTGCAGAACCTCCTTAGGATATCCCGCGATCGTGATTCCTATTGGCGCTATCGATTGGGCCGGGAGGCGCATCTTCGCAACATGTGGGAGGAGAGTATGGCTCGAGTCGCGCAGGAACATGAAGAACTTCAGTCGAAGATGGGCGAATCCGAGGAGAAGCGACGCCGGACTAAGAAGGCGCTCAAGGAAGCGCTGGAGGGTGCGTCTGCCAATCATACTCGCCTCGCCGCGGGCGTTTCGCCTCAGGTGCAAGTCACCAGTGAGGGTGAGACTCCTGTCGACGCAGGTGCGCAGCAAGCCAGAGCCGAGGAAAATGCGGAAGAACTTCCGGGCCATATCGAGGAGGACCCCAAGAAGGGAACGCGTTCCCAGGTGTGCAGTCTTTACGAgtctgatgatgatgaggaagacgaatTCTTCGACGCCCTTGATGCGGGCGAAATTGAAGCAGAAGATTTGACTAAAtctgaagagaaggaggaaaaagagCAGCCTAGCGACGCAAACGGTGAGCTTCGAGCTGTGAAATACAGGGAAATCCAGCCTTCGTTCAAGGGATATGAAGAACCCATTCGGAAGAGACTCAAGATGGATTACGATAACAGACCAAGGATCTCTTTATGG GGAATCTTGAAATCCATGATTGGCAAAGATATGACAAAGATGACGCTGCCTGTGTCTTTCAACGAGCCAACTTCCTTGCTTCAGCGTGTGGCTGAGGATCTGGAATATGCAGACCTCCTTGATATCGCATCTGACCGATCTGATTCCATGGAGCGTATGGTGTATGTTGCCGCATATGCGGCAAGTGAATACGCTTCCACCATTGGTCGTGTTGCGAAACCATTCAACCCGCTCTTGGGTGAAACCTTCGAGTATGTGAGGCCGGATAAAGGTTATCGTTTCTTCGTGGAACAAGTCAGCCATCATCCTCCGATTGGGGCTGCTTGGGCTGAGTCGGCCAAGTGGGATTACTAC GGCGAATCGGCTCTCAAGTCGAAATTCTACGGCAAATCCTTTGACATCAACCTTTTGGGTACATGGTTCTTGAAGTTGCGTCCCGTCTCCGGAGGAGAGGAACTCTACACGTGGAAGAAGGTTACCTCTTCCGTTGTTGGTATCATCACCGGAAATCCCACTGTGGATAACTATGGATTGATGGAGATCAAGAACTGGAACACTGGGGAGGTCTGTTACTTGGACTTTAAGCCCAGAGGTTGGAAAGCTGCATCCGCATACCAGGTGACGGGCAAGGTCGTTGACTCCAGCGGGTCTCCCAAGTGGAGTATCGGTGGCCGATGGAACGACAAGATCTATGCTCGTCATACTCCTGGTTTTGAGGCTCAAGTGTCTGCTCAAGATCCGGAATCGGCTAAGACATTCTTGGTCTGGCAGTCTCATGAACGCCCCACGGGCATCCCGTTCAACGTGACTCCCTTCGTTATTACGTTGAACGCGCTACCGGAAAGCCTGAAGAACTATCTTCCTCCCACGGACACTCGCCTTCGGCCTGACCAGCGTGCTATGGAAGAAGGCGAATACGACCTTGCCGCGGAGGAGAAGCACCGGGTTGAGGAGAAACAACGTGCGGCTCGAAGAGAGCGGGAAGCTAATGGGGTGGAGTACCATCCCAAGTGGTTCACCAGAGCTCAATGTCCCGTCACTGGTGAAGAGTACTGGGCACACAATGGGAAGTACTGGGAGTCCAGGGAAGCGCAGGACTGGAGTGCCAGTGAGGATATTTTCTGA
- the ATP12 gene encoding ATP synthase complex assembly protein ATP12 (BUSCO:EOG09264L6D;~COG:C;~EggNog:ENOG410PHTY;~InterPro:IPR023335,IPR042272,IPR011419;~PFAM:PF07542;~go_process: GO:0043461 - proton-transporting ATP synthase complex assembly [Evidence IEA]), producing MTILTRAPATLSSQLFSTAVRRNASAARFFHHSPLRTAIAHPITAHGPPPKAPAPAPEFGEQQEQEQPPQQQQQQAAEEETKIAETEKETPVRPSKISALKKRFWKNVDVKKKPEEYQVLLDTRPVRTPTKDILSIPPTKPHLAHAIALEWDVMTSAQQALKHHMIPLTSLTARGADIAREDTQGQTTTREQIVRTTMRYLDTDTLLCWVPEKNPYSPPEVDEKGEKVESLRDVQERVAKDVIAYLSTKVWPGIEIKPILDEGSIIPASQPQATKDIIKTWIYNLQAYDLAGFERGVLGSKSLLIAARLVAEWSENFRHAQNVEQRRFGIEEAAEASTLEVRWQTDMWGEVEDTHDVDKEDVKRQLGSVIVLVSGETR from the exons ATGACAATACTCACTCGCGCCCCCGCGACTCTTTCGTCGCAGTTATTTTCCACGGCCGTTCGGCGTAATGCATCAGCAGCTCGCTTTTTCCATCACTCCCCGCTGAGGACAGCCATTGCTCATCCAATTACCGCTCATGGACCTCCCCCGAAAGCCCCTGCACCGGCCCCAGAATTTGGGGAGCAGCAAGAACAGGAGCAGCCGccgcaacagcagcagcaacaagcaGCGGAGGAAGAAACAAAAATTGCCGAAACTGAAAAAGAGACTCCAGTGCGACCATCGAAAATCTCTGCTCTGAAAAAACGTTTTTGGAAAAATGTCGATGTCAAGAAGAAGCCGG AGGAATATCAAGTTTTGCTTGATACCAGACCTGTCCGGACGCCGACTAAGGATATCCTCTCGATCCCTCCAACCAAGCCTCATCTGGCACACGCGATTGCTCTGGAGTGGGATGTGATGACTTCAGCCCAACAAGCCCTCAAGCATCATATGATCCCGTTGACTTCGTTGACTGCACGCGGGGCGGACATTGCTCGGGAAGATACGCAAGGCCAGACCACCACCAGGGAACAAATCGTGAGGACTACCATGCGATATCTAGATACCGATACATTGCTTTGCTGGGTTCCGGAGAAGAACCCGTATTCGCCGCCGGAAGTGGATGAGAAGGGCGAGAAGGTGGAGAGTCTCCGTGATGTCCAGGAACGGGTGGCCAAGGACGTTATTGCGTATCTGAGCACCAAGGTCTGGCCAGGGATTGAAATCAAACCCATCCTGGACGAGGGCAGCATTATCCCGGCTTCCCAACCGCAAGCTACGAAAGACATTATAAAGACATGGATCTACAACCTCCAGGCTTATGATCTAGCTGGCTTCGAGCGCGGAGTACTCGGTTCGAAGAGTTTACTCATCGCCGCGAGATTGGTGGCTGAATGGAGCGAGAACTTCCGTCACGCGCAGAACGTGGAGCAGAGAAGGTTCGGTATTGAGGAGGCCGCTGAAGCATCGACCTTGGAAGTCAGGTGGCAGACTGACATGTGGGGTGAGGTGGAGGATACCCACGATGTTGACAAGGAGGACGTCAAGAGACAGCTGGGCAGTGTGATTGTCTTGGTCAGCGGAGAGACTCGATAA
- a CDS encoding glycosyltransferase family 2 protein (CAZy:GT2_Glyco_tranf_2;~COG:S;~EggNog:ENOG410PJ0I;~InterPro:IPR029044;~PFAM:PF00535,PF13641;~TransMembrane:4 (o6-30i309-331o343-362i374-396o)), with translation MAFPFMRAFLAVFLYRYLRLVVNLFSFWTFKPIPPPETPKLTAQDVTVIIPTLEGCGDELVETIRTILENRPYELLLVTIEANRKKAENMLSSMPASKSRIRLFTVTHPNKRRQMTRAIPEVRTAITMFADDDVSWPRTVMPWILAPFEKDERYGGVVTCQRLRRATSPTFSQRIYNFLGALYLERRNFDCASTTHIDGGLPCMSGRSVAYRTKILQDEVFTYAFTNEEWWFGKYQLNADDDNFITRWMVSHGWETFMQYHPEAEVQTTLEDNPKFLKQCARWSRSNWRSNLTSMFHEKHIWYRQPWSAYAVHLTTLSPPALISDLLLLLLCHKAFVTWGEEWHTLAMQALGLWMFVSKFIKLIGHYIRYPVDVLLLPVSILFGYLHGIIKIYAVLTLNVVSSKIHSPPFPSFHFSCSALSSWGAG, from the exons ATGGCATTCCCATTTATGCGAGCTTTTCTCGCTGTATT TCTCTATCGTTATCTACGTTTGGTGGTCAACCTGTTCTCCTTCTGGACTTTCAAACCGATTCCTCCCCCCGAAACCCCGAAATTGACCGCCCAGGATGTTACGGTAATCATCCCGACGCTGGAAGGCTGTGGCGATGAATTGGTCGAAACAATCAGGACTATCCTCGAAAACCGGCCATACGAGCTTCTGTTGGTCACCATCGAGGCCAATCGAAAGAAAGCCGAGAACATGCTCAGCTCAATGCCCGCCTCCAAGTCGAGAATTCGTCTCTTCACCGTCACTCATCCCAACAAGCGCCGCCAAATGACTCGTGCTATCCCAGAGGTCCGGACGGCTATCACCATGTTCGCCGATGACGATGTGAGTTGGCCGCGCACTGTCATGCCTTGGATTTTGGCCCCGTTCGAAAAGGATGAGCGATATGGTGGTGTTGTTACTTGCCAGCGTTTGCGTCGTGCGACTTCTCCAACATTCTCGCAGCGCATCTACAACTTCCTCGGGGCTTTGTACTTGGAGCGACGGAACTTTGATTGTGCATCTACAACGCATATCGATGGTGGCCTTCCTTGCATGTCTGGACGCAGCGTTGCCTATCGGACCAAGATCCTTCAAGATGAAGTGTTCACTTACGCTTTCACCAACGAGGAATGGTGGTTTGGTAAATACCAACTGAACGCGGACGACGACAACTTCATCACTCGTTGGATGGTTTCTCACGGCTGGGAAACGTTCATGCAGTACCATCCCGAGGCCGAAGTCCAAACCACCCTCGAAGACAACCCCAAGTTCCTGAAGCAGTGTGCACGGTGGTCGCGAAGCAACTGGCGCAGTAACCTGACCAGCATGTTTCATGAAAAGCACATCTGGTA CCGCCAGCCTTGGAGCGCTTACGCCGTCCATTTGACTACCCTGTCGCCTCCCGCTCTTATCAGCGACTTGTTGCTCCTTTTGCTCTGCCACAAAGCCTTCGTGACATGGGGCGAGGAATGGCATACCTTGGCGATGCAAGCCTTGGGATTGTGGATGTTCGTCAGCAAATTTATTAAACTTATCGGCCATTACATTCGTTATCCAGTCGATGTTTTGCTACTTCCCGTGTCCATCCTATTCGGTTATCTCCACGGAATTATCAAAATATACGCGGTGCTAACTCTCAATGTGGTAAGTTCCAAAATACACAGCCCTCCTTTTCCATCCTTTCATTTCTCTTGCAGCGCCCTAAGCTCTTGGGGTGCTGGATGA